In the genome of Palaemon carinicauda isolate YSFRI2023 chromosome 15, ASM3689809v2, whole genome shotgun sequence, one region contains:
- the LOC137654806 gene encoding uncharacterized protein, translating to MRGAGRKSGDNGSSPTIPTPTITTVYPTIAPPPPTDLRASKQKTPSLTKPRFLPQYPALPNTLKSSHNTHALPHSIPTSPTILPPFHTILPLFPTSSHNTHALPKNISKFPQNTTTLPQQYSPSSPQYARPPTQYPTSSHNTHAPPHNKLPSSTKYEPPPTIPATTHTKPHLLPQYPTIPYNTLKSSHNTQAPPHNNHTFPTMYQPPPKIPPPHPTILPLFPTTTHTTPQLLPQYPRPTPQKPHLPCNAPTSSPNTSTSSQNTPTLPHNIHDHPHNTPPPPTIPTPHPTINSPLLQCTNLLPQYPRPPT from the exons ATGAGAGGAGCTGGTCGGAAAAG TGGAGACAACGGATCCTCCCCAACAATACCCACTCCCACAATAACCACAGTCTATCCCACAATAGCCCCACCTCCCCCCACAGACCTACGCGCTTCCAAACAAAAAACCCCTTCTCTGACAAAACCCAGATTCCTCCCACAATATCCAGCCCTTCCAAATACCCTCAAATCCTCCCACAATACCCACGCCCTCCCCCACAGTATCCCCACCTCTCCCACAATACTCCCACCCTTCCACACAATACTCCCACTCTTCCCCACCTCCTCCCACAATACCCACGCCCTCCCAAAAAATATCTCCAAATTCCCCCAAAATACCACCACCCTCCCACAACAATACTCCCCCTCTTCCCCACAATACGCACGACCACCCACACAATACCCCACCTCCTCCCACAATACCCACGCCCCACCCCACAATAAACTCCCCTCTTCCACAAAGTACGAACCTCCTCCCACAATACCCGCGACCACCCACACAAAACCCCACCTCCTCCCACAATATCCCACCATCCCCTACAATACCCTGAAATCCTCCCACAATACCCAGGCCCCACCCCACAACAACCACACTTTCCCCACAATGTACCAACCTCCTCCCAAAATACCTCCACCTCATCCTACAATACTCCCACTCTTCCCCACGACCACCCACACAACACCCCAACTCCTCCCACAATACCCACGCCCCACCCCACAAAAACCCCACCTCCCCTGCAATGCACCAACCTCCTCCCCCAATACCTCCACCTCATCCCAGAATACCCCCACTCTTCCCCACAATATCCATGACCACCCACACAATACCCCACCTCCTCCCACAATACCCACGCCCCACCCCACAATAAACTCACCTCTCCTACAATGTACGAATCTCCTCCCACAATACCCACGACCACCAACATAA